A single region of the Fusarium fujikuroi IMI 58289 draft genome, chromosome FFUJ_chr05 genome encodes:
- a CDS encoding related to myo-inositol transport protein ITR1 yields MTERELHADVRRFYQHTSQTLTGLRPYPTEREVQDAAAAWQQKDNIENAIREAVRKGSPDSGGTTDTVIPLSAAEKRALINEIDHSFSENGMWMVIFTVSLSAFLQGFVQSSQNGANLFADQWLKSQKHTVNSQFAYANAAVYFSAAVIGCPLAAPMSSLFGRRGVIIVASFLIFAASVGSACITLNDNAWLSLRSIRLIGGVGMGLKATSTPILAAETAVGSWRGSSVLLWQLWVSFGIMMSFIVNICLNQIDDKNLKLRLILASPAVFALMLMYTVAKCPESFRYYLMPGSRKYSPEKAYASLLRLRNTKVGHNTSTHPFWLTPSFPFTTCTVEQHLIQAVTATSSQRLVLDAAPKPRTLVVGAVSHYVRQYWKILKVHRLRNAAITTGIVALSQQLSGINLMAFYGGTTLVGISPGNQPTEDQISKAMLYNLIFGLSNFLFCLPAIHSIDVLGRRRVLLFTIPGMALTLMAAAISFNTANEDVRNGLVAFWIYFHTVFYSPGMGPVPFVLASESFPLAFRDTGASLAISINLLFAGLLAWLQPLLVTGIRFGGTLGVFAGLNVVAFALIFLLMEETSGVPLESLGSVFDQSKKDLIHFQLFKFLPWFGRFILGRSSLAERPERTVDLSPSSVTAASVTDDDDEERIWNSDTVSSGVRLADMLGGNGRG; encoded by the exons ATGACAGAGAGGGAGCTCCACGCGGATGTGCGAAGGTTCTATCAACACACTTCTCAAACTCTAACCGGCCTGCGACCTTATCCCACCGAGCGAGAAGTCCAAGATGCAGCCGCGGCGTGGCAGCAAAAGGACAACATCGAGAATGCCATCCGCGAAGCGGTTCGAAAGGGCAGCCCAGATAGCGGCGGCACTACGGACACCGTCATACCCCTCAGTGCCGCCGAGAAACGCGCTCTGATCAACGAGATTGACCATTCGTTCTCTGAGAACGGGATGTGGATGGTCATCTTCACTGTCAGTCTGAGTGCCTTTCTCCAGGGCTTTGTACAGAGTAGTCAGAACGGTGCAAATCTCTTTGCTGATCAGTGGCTTAAGTCTCAGAAGCATACTGTCAACTCCCAGTTCGCTTATGCCAACGCAGCTGTTTACTTCAGCGCTGCTGTTAT AGGATGTCCACTGGCTGCACCGATGAGTTCACTGTTTGGTCGCCGTGGTGTCATTATTGTCGCCTCATTTCTCATCTTTGCGGCATCCGTTGGCTCGGCTTGCATTACACTCAATGACAACGCATGGCTGTCTCTTAGGAGCATCAGACTAATCGGCGGTGTCGGCATGGGCTTAAAGGCTACTAGCACCCCCATCCTCGCAGCGGAAACGGCAGTTGGCTCGTGGAGAGGCTCTTCAGTTCTGTTATGGCAGCTATG GGTCTCTTTTGGCATCATGATGTCTTTTATTGTCAATATTTGCTTGAACCAGATTGACGACAAGAATCTAAAGCTCCGGTTGATTCTGGCGTCTCCAGCAGTGTTTGCGCTTATGCTGATGTATACTGTCGCCAAATGCCCTGAGTCATTCCGCTACTACTTGATGCCAGGTTCGAGAAAGTATAGCCCTGAGAAGGCATATGCCTCGTTGCTACGATTGCGCAACACCAAGGTCGGTCACAACACTTCTACACATCCCTTTTGGCTTACCCCTTCGTTCCCCTTCACAACCTGCACCGTCGAACAACATCTGATACAAGCGGTCACAGCTACAAGCAGTCAGAGACTTGTACTTGAC GCCGCCCCGAAACCTCGAACCCTAGTAGTTGGAGCTGTCAGTCACTACGTGCGACAATACTGGAAGATCCTGAAAGTCCATCGCCTTCGGAATGCAGCTATTACAACAGGGATTGTGGCTTTGTCGCAGCAACTTTCTGGAA TTAACCTCATGGCGTTCTACGGTGGGACAACACTTGTAGGTATTAGTCCAGGCAATCAGCCAACAGAAGATCAAATCTCCAAGGCCATGCTGTACAACTTGATCTTTGGTCTGTCGAACTTCTTATTCTGCTTACCCGCCATCCATTCCATAGACGTTCTGGGAAGAAGGAGGGTTCTACTCTTCACAATCCCAGGTATGGCCTTAACCTTGATGGCAGCGGCTATAAGCTTCAATACGGCAAATGAGGATGTGAGAAACGGACTTGTAGCCTTCTGGATCTACT TTCACACAGTATTTTATAGCCCGGGAATGGGGCCAGTGCCGTTCGTGTTAGCTTCGGAAAGCTTTCCTTTGGCCTTTCGTGACACC GGCGCATCGCTTGCAATATCCATCAACCTTCTATTCGCTGGCCTCCTGGCATGGCTGCAACCCCTACTGGTCACTGGTATTAGATTCGGGGGAACACTTGGGGTGTTTGCTGGCTTGAACGTCGTTGCCTTTGCTCTCATCTTTCTCCTGATGGAGGAAACCAGCGGCGTACCTCTTGAGTCTCTAGGATCTGTCTTCGACCAGTCGAAGAAGGATCTGATCCACTTCCAACTCTTCAAGTTTTTACCATGGTTCGGTCGGTTCATTCTTGGTAGGAGTAGTCTTGCCGAAAGACCAGAACGTACTGTCGACTTGAGTCCGAGCTCGGTGACAGCTGCTTCGGTcactgatgatgacgatgaggaacGCATTTGGAATAGCGATACTGTTTCAAGTGGGGTGAGGCTCGCCGATATGTTGGGGGGAAACGGAAGAGGCTGA